A DNA window from Ctenopharyngodon idella isolate HZGC_01 chromosome 10, HZGC01, whole genome shotgun sequence contains the following coding sequences:
- the kcnip2 gene encoding Kv channel-interacting protein 2, giving the protein MKVKSRDESLNTTGECDGSNDLLTGNPPSGQRKKNMKQRFLKLLPCCHVDSTPAVRQSNIEEDFELATVCYRPDSLDKLTEQTKFTRTELKILYRSFKSECPTGVVNEETFKLIYSHFFPHGDSSAYAHFLFEAFDRRKNGSVSFEDFVVGLSIILRGTVTDRLCWAFNLYDLNKDGCITKEEMNDIMKSIYDMMGKYTHPYMKDSASREHVESFFQKMDRNNDGVVTMEEFLETCQTDEAIMESMHMLDHVI; this is encoded by the exons GTAACCCTCCCTCAGGCCAGAGAAAAAAGAACATGAAACAGCGCTTCCTAAAGCTTCTGCCCTGCTGTCATGTGGACTCCACCCCAGCTGTCAGGCAAAGCAA TATTGAGGAGGATTTTGAGCTTGCTACCGTGTGCTACAGGCCGGATAGTCTGGATAAACTGACGGAACAGACCAAGTTCACCAGAACAGAGCTAAAAATCCTCTACAGAAGTTTCAAAAGT GAATGTCCCACTGGAGTAGTAAATGAAGAGACTTTTAAGTTAATCTACTCTCACTTTTTTCCTCATGGAG ATTCTAGTGCATATGCACATTTCCTGTTTGAGGCTTTTGATCGACGCAAGAACGGGTCAGTGAGTTTTGAG GACTTTGTGGttggcctgtcaatcattttgCGTGGTACCGTCACCGATAGACTGTGCTGGGCCTTTAATTTGTATGATCTCAATAAAGATGGCTGCATCACTAAAGag GAGATGAATGATATTATGAAGTCCATTTATGATATGATGGGGAAGTATACGCATCCGTATATGAAGGACAGTGCATCTAGAGAACATGTCGAAAGTTTCTTCCAG AAAATGGATCGCAACAATGATGGTGTCGTCACAATGGAGGAATTCCTGGAAACGTGTCAAACG GATGAGGCCATCATGGAGTCCATGCATATGTTGGATCATGTAATTTAG